GGATCGCGTCCCGGTAGGCACGGGCGGCGGCGCGCAGGGCGGCCTCCGGGTCGGTGCCGGCCGCCTCGGCGCGGGCAGCGAGGGCGAGCAGTTCGTAGCCGATGCCCTCACCGGCGGGGAGCGGGACGTCGAGGCCGGCGCTACGGACCCGGCTCGCGAGCTTGGCGGCGAGTGCGAGGCCGGGCTGGCCCAGCGGGACGCCGTCCGTCACCGAGTCCCGCTGCTTCTCGATCGCCTTCGTACGGAGCCAGTGCGCCTTCACGTCCTCCGGCGTCTCGGCGCTCTCGTCGCCGAAGACATGCGGGTGGCGGTGGATCAGCTTCTCGACGATCGTGGCGGCGACATCGTCGACGGAGAAGGGGGCGTCCTCGTCCTCCTCGGCGATGCGCGCGTGGAAGACGACCTGGAGGAGTACGTCCCCGAGCTCCTCGCGGAGCTCGTCGCGGTCGCCGTCCTCGATCGCCTCGACGAGTTCGTACGCCTCCTCGATGCCGTACTTGGCG
The Streptomyces lunaelactis genome window above contains:
- a CDS encoding nucleoside triphosphate pyrophosphohydrolase, which codes for MTTEAPAPGRIVLLTASHRVAPGLLSWPAWQTLHAADQVLCADDAHPQLPYLREAGIGVEIVDITAGTARELVDACAGGRTVVVLPSGEGDQALTDGLARLAGSGRVQMPDLELLPGSYDLPGARLLDLVQVMDRIRAECPWSSQQTHKGLAKYGIEEAYELVEAIEDGDRDELREELGDVLLQVVFHARIAEEDEDAPFSVDDVAATIVEKLIHRHPHVFGDESAETPEDVKAHWLRTKAIEKQRDSVTDGVPLGQPGLALAAKLASRVRSAGLDVPLPAGEGIGYELLALAARAEAAGTDPEAALRAAARAYRDAIRATEGQA